A stretch of Carya illinoinensis cultivar Pawnee chromosome 14, C.illinoinensisPawnee_v1, whole genome shotgun sequence DNA encodes these proteins:
- the LOC122293286 gene encoding UPF0481 protein At3g47200-like: MRKESKDMENQKLIYFLDFCNRTGKNNKDLALIIQRNEDRIRRCYSEDFRLSSKEFVQMIILDAVFILELFYRKFILENPQKFSESEKLKAKKDYILSRPCIERSIQHDLLLLENQVPFFLLEELYQNGEPSTKKPTLRKLSCGFFGDLYHSWKPESKKSCFTDWVECFFCLTKTEEPKNDKVLKHITDLDSRFDLAWSQSSLNSIEVKHFTDLVRCFFRPLNRKQEGPKPNKSKRIKPLYTATKIDEAGLKFTTPDSERDLLQIQFREKNCACLIKCCPGLNLSWLLSCLPCLKRTCLVHMQCFLEIPPLRVDDKTECLFRNLMALEQCHYPYETYICDYIVLLDDLITTKADVRLLVEKKIIVNELGSSAAVTKLVNNLAQEIEESGNHDYGKLCEKLNDYCERDWNRLVGTLTRVYFTDFFKGTATVVGIIVLVLTLWNFQRLFRLSASKY, from the coding sequence ATGAGAAAAGAGTCGAAGGACATGGAGAACCAAAAactcatatattttttggatttctgTAATCGTACTGGGAAGAACAACAAGGATCTTGCACTCATCATCCAGCGCAACGAAGACAGAATCCGCCGGTGCTATTCAGAAGACTTTCGACTCAGCTCTAAAGAGTTTGTACAGATGATTATACTGGATGCTGTCTTTATACTTGAGCTCTTCTACAGGAAATTTATACTTGAGAATCCCCAAAAATTCTCTGAATCTGAAAAATTAAAGgctaaaaaagattatatattaaGTCGACCGTGCATAGAACGCAGCATACAGCATGACCTGCTTCTACTTGAGAATCAGgttcctttctttcttcttgagGAGTTATACCAAAATGGAGAACCCAGTACAAAAAAACCGACTCTTCGTAAGCTCTCTTGTGGGTTTTTTGGTGATCTCTATCATAGTTGGAAGCCAGAGTCCAAGAAGTCATGTTTCACAGATTGGGTGGAATGTTTTTTCTGTCTAACAAAAACAGAAGAGCCCAAGAACGATAAAGTACTAAAGCATATCACAGATTTGGATAGCCGTTTTGACCTTGCATGGAGCCAAAGCTCACTAAACTCCATTGAAGTAAAGCATTTCACAGATTTGGTGAGATGTTTTTTCCGTCCACTAAACCGAAAACAAGAAGGGCCGAAACCAAacaaaagtaaaagaattaaaCCCCTATACACCGCAACAAAGATTGACGAGGCAGGGTTGAAATTCACTACGCCAGATTCAGAAAGAGATTTACTTCAAATACAATTTCGGGAGAAAAATTGTGCATGCTTAATAAAATGCTGCCCGGGGCTCAATCTCTCATGGCTCTTGTCTTGCTTACCATGCCTGAAACGCACTTGCTTGGTGCACATGCAATGTTTCTTGGAAATCCCACCCCTTCGGGTGGATGACAAAACTGAATGTCTTTTCCGAAACCTGATGGCCTTGGAGCAGTGCCATTATCCATATGAAACTTACATCTGCGATTACATTGTGCTGTTGGATGATCTTATCACAACTAAAGCAGATGTAAGGTTGCTTGTTGAAAAGAAGATCATTGTTAACGAGTTAGGTTCCAGCGCTGCAGTGACGAAACTGGTTAACAACCTCGCCCAGGAGATTGAAGAAAGTGGAAACCATGATTACGGCAAGCTCTGTGAAAAGCTAAATGATTATTGTGAGAGAGATTGGAATCGTCTGGTGGGAACCTTGACGAGAGTGTATTTCACAGACTTTTTCAAAGGCACTGCTACTGTTGTTGGAATTATTGTCCTGGTTCTCACTTTGTGGAATTTCCAGAGGCTCTTTAGATTGAGTGCTAGCAAGTACTAG